A segment of the Sulfurimonas sp. C5 genome:
AAAGGAAAAGATTATGGAAAGAAGACAATTTTTAAGTATGACTTTAGGTGCATTAGCTTTAGCTGTTGTACCTGCAAGCGTAAGAGCTGAGGATTTCAGAAAATCTAAACCAGCTGTATGGAGTGCTCACACTGTAGATGAAGCTATCAAAGCTATGTATGGTAAAACTGACCTTACTATGAGCGGTATTAAATTAACTGCTGCTAACGTTGCATCTGACAGCCCGAAAAAAGCTGTTGCATCTAACGGTGGTGCTATTCCAGTAGATTTTTCAGTATCTGTTCCTGCTAAAACTGTAGCAGTATTCCAAGATGCTAACCCAGAAGCTGCTGTATGTGTTTTCACAGTAACAAAATACGATGCTATGGATTATTCAATCAAAATCAAAATGGCTAAATCTGGTACTATTACTATCGTAGCTGAAGGTACTGACGGTAAACTTTATGCTGCTAAACAAACTCTAGATGTTGCACTTGGTGGATGTGAAGGTTAATCCCTTTTCATATATTGATTTAATAAAGAAAAAACTATAAGGATAAAAAATGTCTGCAATTAAAGTAAAAGCAAAATTAAAAGGTGGCGTTGTTGAAGTAAAAGCTATGGCTAAACACGAAATGACAACTTATAACATGGCTGAGAAAAAAACTGGAGATAGAGAAAACGCTAACTTCATTGAGCACATCTCTGCTA
Coding sequences within it:
- a CDS encoding thiosulfate oxidation carrier protein SoxY, with translation MERRQFLSMTLGALALAVVPASVRAEDFRKSKPAVWSAHTVDEAIKAMYGKTDLTMSGIKLTAANVASDSPKKAVASNGGAIPVDFSVSVPAKTVAVFQDANPEAAVCVFTVTKYDAMDYSIKIKMAKSGTITIVAEGTDGKLYAAKQTLDVALGGCEG